From the Candidatus Binatia bacterium genome, one window contains:
- a CDS encoding dihydroorotase has protein sequence MSDTGSRPIRIVGGTVVDPRKLKETQADVLVENGTVTAIGDGVPDAGDGIETIDATGLLVLPGAVDMHVHLREPGFEYKETIESGAKAAVSAGVTSVACMANTRPVNDTPAVTRFILERARVAEGARVYPIGAVSIGLEGKILAEFAGMHDAGIVAVSDDGRPVADAELMRRALECAKLFDIPVIDHAEDPALAAGGVMHEGAVSLRLGLRGIPAEAEEVMVARDIALAQLTGGRLHIAHVSAAGSVRRVRAARAAGVQVTAEVTPHHLWLTDEAVGHYDTNAKMAPPLRTELDRDALREGLRDGTIDAIATDHAPHHRDEKDVEFDCAQHGVVGLESLLPLTMRLVREGVLDLPTAVAKITSEPAGILRLPGGRLEVGAVADVAVVDPELEWTFDPMSLKSKSRNTPFGTWPMRGRALVSLVGGRVAHDGRQAVSSVGQRRSA, from the coding sequence GTGAGTGATACGGGCAGCAGGCCGATTCGGATCGTCGGCGGGACCGTCGTGGACCCGAGAAAGCTCAAGGAGACGCAAGCGGACGTTCTCGTCGAGAACGGCACCGTGACCGCGATCGGCGACGGCGTTCCCGATGCCGGCGACGGGATCGAGACGATCGATGCGACGGGCCTTCTCGTGTTGCCCGGCGCCGTCGACATGCACGTGCATCTCCGCGAGCCCGGGTTCGAGTACAAGGAGACCATCGAGAGCGGGGCGAAGGCCGCCGTCAGCGCCGGCGTCACCAGCGTCGCCTGCATGGCCAATACGCGCCCGGTCAACGACACGCCCGCGGTCACACGCTTCATCTTGGAGCGGGCACGGGTCGCCGAAGGTGCACGGGTGTATCCGATCGGCGCCGTTTCGATCGGACTCGAAGGGAAGATCCTCGCCGAGTTTGCGGGCATGCACGACGCGGGCATCGTCGCGGTGTCGGATGACGGCCGCCCTGTCGCGGACGCTGAGCTGATGCGGCGGGCGCTGGAGTGCGCGAAGCTCTTCGACATTCCGGTCATCGACCACGCGGAGGATCCGGCGCTGGCCGCGGGCGGCGTCATGCACGAGGGGGCCGTTTCACTTCGCCTGGGCCTCCGGGGTATCCCGGCCGAGGCGGAAGAGGTGATGGTTGCGCGGGACATCGCGCTCGCGCAGCTGACGGGCGGGCGCCTCCACATCGCCCACGTGAGTGCGGCGGGCTCCGTTCGTCGTGTACGCGCCGCACGGGCGGCGGGTGTCCAGGTGACGGCGGAGGTGACCCCGCACCATCTGTGGCTCACGGACGAAGCGGTTGGGCACTACGACACCAACGCGAAGATGGCTCCGCCGCTGCGGACAGAGCTCGATCGGGATGCCCTGCGCGAGGGGCTGCGGGACGGTACGATCGATGCGATCGCGACCGACCATGCTCCGCATCACCGAGACGAGAAGGATGTGGAGTTCGACTGCGCTCAGCACGGGGTGGTAGGGCTGGAGTCGCTGCTGCCGCTGACGATGCGGCTGGTCCGCGAGGGCGTGCTTGATTTGCCGACCGCGGTCGCGAAGATTACGAGCGAGCCGGCTGGAATTCTACGGCTGCCGGGGGGCCGCCTGGAAGTGGGGGCTGTCGCGGATGTCGCGGTGGTCGACCCCGAACTGGAATGGACGTTCGATCCGATGTCACTGAAGAGCAAGAGCAGGAACACACCGTTCGGCACCTGGCCGATGCGCGGGCGCGCTCTCGTCAGCCTCGTTGGCGGCCGAGTCGCCCACGATGGCCGCCAGGCGGTGAGTTCGGTCGGACAGAGGAGAAGCGCTTGA
- the recG gene encoding ATP-dependent DNA helicase RecG, with amino-acid sequence MPSDPLADLVSSAARPLSFLREADAGQRARTRLPVAAWLKRIETLESAEPRLAELADILRRLDDAEARQETKLLDRALELLRTIAGDDAGPPQPTPGPTATPTKPAPGPATSTATRVAAATATSAAEAPVRVEHQRVAPASEGAIDAYLAALALPVTSLSGVGPARGKELSKYGLETVEDVLYHLPFRYEDRRKLALVEDLREGEAATTTLTLSGVDDRSFGRRGRRVLRAIGRDETGVVELVWYHQIRYFRSRLKEGSRWLVHGRVERGHDVSLRMVHPEMEAADEGESSSAPRIVPVYEKPTAMPASAMRRIAHAAIRQHAKTIPDTLPVAHRERLGLRDLTDAFECVHAPEGEEDVEDLARGGSACHRAIIFDELFFVQLGLLLRKATVARQAGIGFSVPGVLADRLLSELPFALTGAQERVLSEIRADMEAARPMHRLLQGDVGSGKTVIAVAAALRAIEAGYQAVLMAPTELLAEQHWRTVQKVAGGLDVGLWTLTGETPTTERRAALAELAEGRPGLAVGTHALIQDQVRFGRLGLAVIDEQHRFGVMQRAALSKAEGELPPDVLLMTATPIPRTMALSVYGDLDLSTIDELPPSRKPVTTQLFGASHRSRAYETVRDEVAAGRQAYVVYPLVEESEKTDLRDATSAAEELASGPFADFRVALVHGRMASAARDAVMRAFRDGEYDILVATTVIEVGIDVPNASVIVIEHAERFGLSQLHQLRGRVGRGSDAAYCILIADYAQSNEAKERLRVMTETSDGLRIAEADLEIRGPGALLGTRQAGVPDFRVASLLRDAGILRDARGLAEEILKGDPTLGGESSRAIAKLLDARWAGRLGLARVG; translated from the coding sequence TTGCCGAGCGACCCGCTCGCCGACCTGGTTTCAAGTGCCGCGCGGCCGCTGAGTTTCCTGCGCGAAGCGGATGCTGGTCAGCGCGCGCGGACGCGTCTGCCGGTTGCGGCCTGGCTGAAGCGGATCGAGACTCTGGAATCCGCCGAGCCCCGGCTCGCGGAACTGGCCGACATCCTCAGGCGCCTCGACGACGCCGAGGCGCGTCAGGAGACGAAGCTCCTCGATCGTGCGCTGGAGCTACTGCGCACGATCGCAGGTGACGACGCTGGACCGCCGCAACCGACGCCCGGGCCGACCGCTACGCCGACCAAGCCAGCGCCGGGGCCGGCCACGTCCACGGCGACGAGAGTGGCAGCGGCCACAGCGACGAGCGCAGCTGAGGCCCCGGTTCGGGTGGAGCATCAGCGCGTTGCGCCGGCATCGGAAGGCGCGATCGACGCGTATCTGGCGGCTCTCGCACTTCCGGTGACGAGCTTGTCCGGGGTGGGTCCGGCGCGGGGGAAGGAGCTGTCGAAGTATGGTCTCGAGACGGTTGAGGACGTCCTGTACCACCTCCCGTTCCGTTACGAGGATCGCAGGAAGCTGGCGCTGGTCGAGGACCTCCGCGAAGGGGAGGCGGCTACCACCACGCTCACTCTCTCGGGTGTCGACGATCGCTCGTTCGGTCGGCGCGGACGCCGCGTGCTCCGCGCGATCGGCCGGGACGAAACCGGCGTGGTCGAGCTCGTCTGGTACCACCAGATCCGGTACTTCCGGTCGCGGCTGAAGGAGGGATCGCGTTGGCTCGTCCACGGGCGCGTCGAGCGAGGACACGACGTGTCTCTCCGAATGGTGCACCCCGAGATGGAGGCCGCCGACGAAGGAGAGAGCAGCTCCGCCCCGCGCATCGTGCCGGTGTACGAGAAGCCGACGGCGATGCCGGCCTCGGCCATGCGGCGGATCGCTCACGCTGCCATCCGCCAGCATGCGAAGACGATCCCGGACACGCTGCCGGTCGCACATCGCGAGCGTCTGGGGCTCCGGGATCTGACGGACGCGTTCGAGTGCGTGCACGCACCCGAAGGAGAGGAGGACGTCGAGGACCTCGCCCGCGGTGGCTCGGCCTGCCACCGCGCGATCATCTTCGACGAGCTGTTCTTCGTGCAGCTCGGCCTCTTGCTGCGCAAGGCGACGGTAGCCCGGCAGGCCGGGATCGGGTTCTCCGTACCGGGGGTGTTGGCGGACCGATTGCTGTCGGAGCTGCCGTTCGCCCTGACGGGCGCGCAAGAGCGCGTTCTGAGCGAGATCCGTGCGGACATGGAGGCCGCGCGGCCCATGCACCGCCTTCTGCAGGGCGACGTCGGGAGCGGGAAGACCGTCATCGCGGTCGCGGCCGCGCTGCGTGCGATCGAGGCGGGCTACCAAGCGGTCTTGATGGCTCCGACCGAGTTGCTCGCGGAGCAGCATTGGCGGACCGTGCAGAAGGTCGCCGGGGGCCTCGACGTGGGGTTGTGGACGCTCACCGGTGAGACCCCGACCACGGAACGGCGGGCGGCGCTCGCCGAACTTGCGGAGGGGCGGCCAGGGCTCGCGGTTGGAACGCATGCGCTGATCCAGGATCAGGTTCGATTCGGGCGGCTCGGCCTCGCGGTGATCGACGAGCAGCACCGCTTCGGCGTGATGCAGAGGGCCGCGCTCTCCAAGGCGGAGGGGGAACTTCCACCAGACGTCCTTCTCATGACTGCCACTCCGATTCCGCGGACGATGGCTCTGAGCGTCTACGGTGATCTCGACCTGTCGACGATCGATGAGCTGCCGCCTAGTCGAAAGCCGGTCACGACTCAGTTGTTCGGTGCATCGCATCGCTCGCGTGCCTACGAGACGGTTCGCGACGAGGTCGCGGCAGGGCGTCAGGCGTACGTCGTGTACCCACTCGTCGAGGAATCCGAGAAGACCGACCTGCGGGATGCGACGTCCGCGGCGGAGGAGCTTGCGAGCGGTCCGTTTGCGGACTTTCGTGTTGCACTTGTGCACGGCCGGATGGCATCGGCGGCACGAGACGCGGTCATGCGCGCCTTCCGCGATGGCGAGTACGACATCCTCGTCGCCACGACCGTCATCGAGGTTGGGATCGATGTGCCGAATGCGAGCGTGATCGTCATCGAGCACGCGGAGCGGTTCGGCTTGTCGCAACTGCATCAGCTCCGCGGTCGCGTCGGCCGGGGGAGCGATGCAGCGTACTGTATCCTCATCGCCGACTATGCCCAGTCGAACGAGGCGAAGGAGCGTCTGCGCGTGATGACCGAGACCAGCGATGGTCTGCGGATCGCGGAGGCCGACCTCGAGATCCGCGGACCGGGGGCGCTCCTCGGGACACGGCAGGCCGGGGTTCCGGATTTCCGGGTGGCCAGTCTCCTGCGCGACGCGGGGATCCTCCGAGACGCCCGTGGGCTCGCCGAGGAGATCCTGAAGGGGGACCCCACGCTCGGCGGAGAGTCCTCCCGGGCGATCGCGAAGCTCCTGGACGCGCGCTGGGCGGGGCGTCTCGGGTTGGCCCGGGTCGGGTAG
- the carA gene encoding glutamine-hydrolyzing carbamoyl-phosphate synthase small subunit → MSLGLAANRTPAILALSDGRAFRGRAFGATGEVSGEVVFNTSMAGYQEILTDPSYEGQLVAMTYPEIGNVGVNDEDVESGKPHVGGFIVREYWPQPSSWRAQQSLDAYMREHGIVGIEDIDTRALVRHIRDVGAQPAIISSGDYDEADVLRRAAAVPGLEGQDLASRVTCTEPYDWDEGGWTLGAGYRRGKDLERFVVAYDFGLKRNILRNLVDAGCRVRVVPAATPAREVLEMKPDGIFLSNGPGDPAAVETARGEIAELVGAVPLFGICLGHQVLSLALGGRTFKLPFGHHGGNHPVQDLSTGKVEITSQNHGFAVDAESLRGVGAVSHLNLNDGTVEGLAHEALPLFSVQYHPEASPGPRESAYLFARFADMIDRAKG, encoded by the coding sequence TTGAGTCTGGGATTGGCAGCGAACCGCACTCCGGCGATTCTCGCGTTGTCCGACGGCCGCGCGTTCCGCGGGCGTGCGTTCGGCGCGACCGGGGAGGTATCGGGCGAGGTCGTGTTCAACACGTCCATGGCCGGATACCAGGAGATCCTCACGGACCCGTCCTACGAGGGCCAACTCGTCGCGATGACATACCCGGAGATTGGCAACGTTGGCGTGAACGACGAGGACGTCGAGTCTGGCAAGCCGCACGTCGGTGGGTTCATCGTTCGCGAGTACTGGCCGCAGCCGTCGAGTTGGCGCGCACAGCAGTCACTCGACGCGTACATGCGTGAGCACGGGATCGTGGGCATCGAAGACATCGACACTCGCGCTCTCGTTCGGCACATCCGGGATGTGGGCGCGCAGCCCGCGATCATCTCGAGCGGCGACTACGACGAGGCAGACGTGCTCCGCCGCGCGGCGGCCGTCCCGGGGCTCGAGGGGCAGGACCTCGCTTCGCGCGTGACCTGCACCGAGCCCTACGATTGGGACGAGGGGGGCTGGACCCTCGGGGCTGGCTACCGTCGTGGCAAGGATCTCGAGCGCTTCGTCGTCGCCTACGATTTCGGGCTGAAGAGAAACATTCTGCGCAATTTGGTGGATGCCGGCTGCCGTGTGCGCGTGGTTCCGGCGGCGACACCCGCTCGAGAAGTTCTCGAGATGAAGCCGGATGGCATCTTCCTGTCGAATGGGCCTGGTGACCCGGCCGCCGTGGAGACGGCGCGGGGAGAGATCGCGGAGTTGGTGGGCGCGGTCCCGCTTTTCGGGATTTGCCTCGGCCACCAGGTTCTCTCGCTGGCTCTCGGTGGTCGGACCTTCAAGCTTCCGTTCGGTCACCACGGGGGAAACCACCCGGTGCAGGATCTTTCGACGGGCAAAGTGGAGATTACGTCGCAGAACCACGGATTCGCGGTAGACGCCGAGTCTCTTCGCGGTGTTGGTGCGGTGAGTCACCTGAACTTGAACGACGGTACCGTAGAGGGGCTCGCCCACGAGGCGTTGCCGCTCTTTTCTGTGCAGTATCACCCCGAGGCCTCGCCCGGCCCACGGGAGTCGGCGTACCTCTTCGCGAGGTTTGCCGACATGATCGACCGGGCGAAGGGCTGA
- a CDS encoding aspartate carbamoyltransferase catalytic subunit encodes MLFERPHLLGLEGLTADELTFLLDTAESFKEVSEREIKKVPALRGRTVVNLFYEPSTRTRTSFEIAAKRLSADTVNLSVEASSTAKGETLSDTARNLAAMRPDAIVVRHPSSGAPDLLARHVDCPIINAGDGQHEHPTQALLDLLTIREHKGQIEGLTVAIVGDLLHSRVARSNLHGLRTMGAHVRFVGPPSLVSPYFADLGAELVHDLHEGVRGADVIMMLRIQRERMTGRYFSSLDEYSRLYCLSADAVAKAKRDVIILHPGPMNRGVEISSTVADGPYSVIMDQVTNGVAVRMATLYVLVGRRRSGSSESDDEASAEATSEASVLQRAATGE; translated from the coding sequence ATGCTGTTCGAAAGACCGCACCTGCTCGGGCTCGAGGGACTGACGGCGGACGAGCTGACGTTCCTCCTGGATACCGCCGAGTCGTTCAAGGAAGTCTCGGAACGCGAGATCAAGAAGGTGCCTGCGCTCCGTGGGCGCACCGTCGTGAATCTCTTCTACGAGCCGAGCACGCGGACGCGCACGTCGTTCGAGATCGCCGCGAAGAGGCTCTCTGCCGACACCGTGAATCTGAGCGTAGAGGCTTCATCGACGGCCAAGGGCGAGACCCTGAGCGACACGGCGCGGAATCTCGCGGCGATGCGCCCCGATGCCATCGTCGTTCGGCACCCGTCGTCTGGTGCGCCGGACTTGCTTGCGCGACACGTGGACTGCCCGATCATCAACGCGGGCGACGGCCAGCACGAGCATCCGACGCAGGCGCTTCTCGACCTCCTCACGATTCGCGAGCACAAGGGCCAGATCGAAGGGCTCACGGTGGCGATCGTCGGCGACCTTCTCCATAGCCGAGTCGCGCGATCGAATCTGCACGGACTTCGCACGATGGGAGCGCACGTTCGCTTCGTCGGGCCGCCGTCGCTCGTCTCGCCGTATTTCGCGGACCTCGGCGCCGAGTTGGTGCACGATCTCCACGAAGGCGTGCGCGGGGCCGACGTCATCATGATGCTCCGCATCCAGCGCGAACGCATGACCGGGCGGTACTTCTCCTCGCTCGACGAGTACTCCCGCCTCTACTGCCTGTCGGCGGACGCCGTTGCGAAGGCGAAGCGCGACGTCATCATTCTCCACCCCGGTCCGATGAACCGCGGCGTGGAGATTTCCAGCACGGTCGCGGACGGTCCCTATTCGGTAATCATGGACCAGGTCACCAACGGCGTCGCGGTCCGGATGGCGACCCTGTACGTCCTGGTCGGCCGTCGCCGGTCCGGTTCCAGTGAAAGCGACGACGAAGCGAGCGCCGAGGCCACGTCTGAGGCGAGCGTGCTGCAGAGGGCGGCGACTGGTGAGTGA
- the carB gene encoding carbamoyl-phosphate synthase large subunit: MPRRDDIKTILLIGSGPIVIGQACEFDYSGAQACKALRSEGYRVVLVNSNPATIMTDPDFADATYVEPMTLEILEKIIERERPDAVLPTIGGQTGLNLALEIAEAGILDKYGVEMIGANTAAIKKAEDRDLFKNAMHAIGLEVPRSGYARTLAEAQAVQRDLGFPVIIRPSRTLGGMGGGFASDQKAFDELAAWGLDLSPHSEVLVEESIAGWKEFELEVMRDHADNVVIICSIENLDPMGVHTGDSITVAPIQTLTDKEYQILRDASIAIIREIGVDTGGSNIQFATDPKTGRMVVIEMNPRVSRSSALASKATGFPIAKIAAKLAVGFTLDELKNDITRETPASFEPSIDYVVTKIPRFTFEKFPQADDHLTSQMKSVGEAMAIGRTFKESLHKALRSMEIGIAGLEPTAGDMTDETLRDRLQVPNPQRLLLVADAFRRGWGQEEIHDLSRIDPWFLRNIEDLVTAEAEIGELGLAGLERDGAAGLAAAKRLGFSDRRLGALLGTDRHVIRKTRERLGITPVYKTVDTCAAEFAAYTPYFYSAYEPGECESSPTDRRKIMILGGGPNRIGQGIEFDYCCVHAAFALKEDGFETIMVNCNPETVSTDYDTSDKLYFEPLTLEDVLAIVEKEKPYGVIVQFGGQTPLRLAVDLERAGAPIIGTSPDAIDRAEDRERFKELLENLGLHQPENGTARSVEEASVIAKRIGYPVLLRPSYVLGGRAMEIVAHEEGLRSYMDRAVSASPDHPVLVDKFLNNAIEIDVDCVSDGTDVVIGGVMEHIEPAGVHSGDSACALPPQRLSADTLAEIRRQTVALARELEVIGLMNIQFAVQADTVYVLEVNPRASRTVPFVSKAIGRPLAKVAARVMGGKSLAEQGVTEEIIPEHVSVKESVFPFLKFPGVDTLLGPEMKSTGEVMGIDRTFARAFLKAADGASSELPASGTVFVSVREEDRDRILPVARRFAEAGFQLLATHGTGGHLRAAGVECEGVNKVHEGSPHIVDALRDGRVALVVNTTSSPQSIVDSFSLRRTTLETRTPYVTTIEGAVAAAEASAERSGGPLEVRTLQEYHASAARARGA, encoded by the coding sequence ATGCCGCGGCGCGACGACATCAAAACCATTCTTCTGATCGGTTCCGGGCCGATCGTTATCGGCCAGGCGTGCGAGTTCGACTACTCGGGCGCCCAGGCGTGCAAGGCTTTGCGCAGCGAGGGTTACCGCGTCGTGCTGGTGAACTCGAACCCGGCGACGATCATGACGGATCCGGATTTCGCGGACGCGACGTACGTCGAGCCGATGACTCTGGAGATCCTCGAGAAGATCATCGAGCGCGAACGCCCGGACGCGGTGCTGCCGACGATCGGTGGGCAGACCGGTTTGAATCTGGCCCTCGAGATCGCCGAAGCCGGGATTCTGGACAAGTACGGCGTCGAGATGATCGGGGCGAATACGGCCGCGATCAAGAAGGCGGAAGACCGGGACCTCTTCAAGAACGCGATGCACGCGATTGGCCTCGAAGTGCCGCGCTCGGGTTACGCCCGGACGTTGGCCGAAGCTCAGGCGGTGCAGCGCGATCTCGGTTTTCCGGTGATCATTCGACCGTCTCGGACACTCGGTGGCATGGGAGGCGGATTCGCTTCCGATCAGAAGGCGTTCGACGAGCTCGCGGCCTGGGGCCTCGATCTCTCGCCGCACAGCGAGGTCCTCGTCGAGGAGTCCATCGCCGGGTGGAAGGAGTTCGAACTCGAGGTGATGCGAGATCACGCGGACAACGTCGTGATCATCTGCTCGATCGAGAACCTCGACCCGATGGGCGTTCATACCGGCGACTCGATCACGGTCGCGCCGATTCAGACGCTCACCGACAAGGAATACCAGATCCTGCGTGACGCCTCGATCGCGATCATCCGAGAGATCGGGGTCGACACTGGCGGCTCGAACATCCAGTTCGCGACGGATCCCAAGACCGGTCGCATGGTCGTCATCGAGATGAACCCGCGCGTGTCGCGCAGCTCGGCCCTCGCCTCGAAGGCGACCGGTTTCCCGATCGCGAAGATCGCGGCCAAACTCGCCGTCGGCTTCACGCTCGACGAGCTCAAGAACGACATCACGCGAGAGACACCGGCGTCGTTCGAACCCTCGATCGACTATGTCGTTACGAAGATTCCCCGGTTCACGTTCGAGAAGTTCCCGCAGGCGGACGATCACCTGACGTCTCAGATGAAGTCGGTCGGCGAAGCCATGGCAATCGGTCGCACGTTCAAGGAGAGCTTGCACAAGGCGCTTCGCTCGATGGAAATCGGGATCGCCGGCCTGGAGCCGACGGCCGGCGACATGACCGACGAGACTTTGCGCGATCGCCTGCAGGTGCCGAACCCGCAGCGGTTGCTGCTCGTCGCGGATGCATTCCGCCGCGGTTGGGGGCAGGAGGAGATCCACGATCTCTCCCGCATCGACCCCTGGTTCTTGCGCAACATCGAGGATCTCGTCACGGCAGAGGCGGAGATCGGCGAGCTGGGTCTCGCGGGCCTCGAGCGCGACGGAGCGGCCGGGCTGGCCGCGGCGAAGCGTCTGGGCTTCTCGGATCGCCGCCTCGGGGCGCTCCTGGGAACGGACCGGCACGTGATCCGAAAGACTCGCGAGCGCCTCGGTATCACCCCGGTCTACAAGACGGTGGATACGTGCGCGGCGGAGTTCGCAGCGTACACGCCGTACTTCTATTCGGCGTATGAGCCGGGAGAGTGCGAATCGTCGCCGACCGATCGGCGTAAGATCATGATCCTCGGCGGCGGGCCGAACCGGATCGGGCAGGGCATCGAGTTCGACTACTGCTGCGTCCACGCGGCGTTCGCACTGAAGGAAGACGGGTTCGAGACCATCATGGTCAACTGCAACCCGGAGACCGTCTCCACCGACTACGACACGTCGGACAAACTGTACTTCGAGCCGCTCACGCTGGAGGATGTCCTGGCGATCGTGGAGAAGGAGAAGCCCTACGGTGTCATCGTGCAGTTCGGGGGCCAGACCCCCTTGCGGCTGGCGGTGGACCTCGAGCGGGCGGGCGCGCCGATCATCGGGACGAGTCCCGACGCAATCGATCGCGCCGAAGATCGCGAACGCTTCAAGGAACTCTTGGAGAATCTGGGACTCCACCAGCCCGAGAACGGAACCGCCCGGTCGGTCGAGGAAGCGTCCGTCATCGCGAAGAGGATCGGCTATCCGGTCCTTCTGCGACCGAGCTACGTGCTGGGCGGTCGCGCCATGGAGATTGTGGCCCACGAAGAGGGGCTTCGATCTTACATGGACCGCGCCGTCAGTGCCTCGCCGGACCACCCGGTGCTCGTCGACAAATTCCTGAACAATGCGATCGAGATCGACGTCGACTGCGTCTCCGATGGGACCGACGTAGTCATTGGCGGGGTCATGGAGCACATTGAGCCTGCGGGAGTTCACTCCGGCGACTCGGCGTGCGCACTTCCGCCGCAGCGTCTGTCCGCGGACACCCTTGCGGAGATTCGTCGTCAGACGGTCGCGCTTGCCCGAGAACTCGAAGTCATCGGTCTGATGAACATCCAGTTCGCCGTGCAGGCGGACACCGTTTACGTTCTCGAGGTGAACCCGCGCGCTTCACGGACGGTGCCGTTCGTTTCCAAGGCAATCGGACGACCCCTGGCGAAGGTGGCGGCCCGGGTCATGGGTGGGAAGTCGCTCGCCGAGCAGGGCGTGACGGAGGAGATCATTCCCGAGCACGTATCGGTGAAGGAGTCGGTGTTTCCGTTCCTGAAGTTCCCGGGCGTGGACACGCTGCTCGGACCCGAGATGAAATCCACCGGTGAGGTGATGGGAATTGATCGCACGTTCGCGCGAGCCTTCTTGAAGGCCGCCGACGGTGCGAGCAGTGAGCTTCCCGCGTCGGGTACTGTCTTTGTGAGCGTTCGCGAAGAGGACCGAGATCGCATTCTGCCCGTTGCGCGGCGGTTCGCCGAAGCGGGTTTCCAACTCCTCGCGACGCACGGAACCGGAGGGCATCTGCGCGCCGCCGGCGTCGAATGCGAAGGGGTGAACAAGGTGCACGAGGGCTCGCCGCACATCGTCGACGCGTTGCGCGATGGCCGCGTCGCACTCGTGGTGAACACGACGTCGTCGCCGCAGTCGATCGTCGACTCCTTCTCGCTGCGGCGCACGACCCTCGAGACCCGGACGCCCTACGTGACGACGATCGAAGGAGCGGTTGCCGCGGCTGAGGCGAGTGCGGAGCGCTCCGGTGGTCCGCTCGAAGTTCGAACGCTCCAAGAGTACCACGCGTCCGCCGCGAGAGCGCGAGGCGCCTGA
- the alaC gene encoding alanine transaminase, with translation MDFPRIKRLPPYVFDVIGGLKVAARARGEDIVDFGMGNPDQPTPPHIVEKLIEAAQKPQNHRYSVSRGIYKLRLAICDWYRRRYNVDLDADSEAIVTIGSKEGIAHLALAVLGPGDVVLAPTPTYPIHQYAVIIANGDLRSVPLGPGQDFFENLVEATRQTWPRPKFLILNFPHNPTTEVVDLDFFQRIVDFAREHEMYVVHDLAYADIVFDGYEPPSILQVPGAKEIAVEFFSLSKSYSMPGWRVGFAVGNPELIAALARMKSYLDYGIFQPVQIAAIAALNGPQECLDEIRGVYRSRRDVLCDGLTRSGWNVPRPPATMFVWAEIPDEWKERGSLEFSKFLLSEAKVAVSPGIGFGEYGDHYVRMALIENEHRTRQAVRGMRRALGLGGAPQANSIADEAEDHGKS, from the coding sequence ATGGATTTCCCGCGAATCAAGCGGTTGCCGCCCTACGTGTTCGACGTGATCGGAGGTCTCAAGGTGGCGGCGCGAGCCCGTGGGGAGGACATCGTCGATTTCGGGATGGGGAACCCGGATCAGCCCACGCCGCCGCACATCGTCGAGAAGCTCATCGAGGCGGCTCAGAAGCCGCAGAATCACCGCTACTCGGTGTCGCGCGGGATCTACAAGCTCCGTCTCGCGATCTGCGATTGGTACCGCCGTCGCTACAACGTAGATCTCGACGCGGACAGCGAAGCCATCGTGACGATCGGATCTAAAGAGGGGATCGCGCATCTGGCGCTGGCTGTCCTCGGCCCGGGCGACGTTGTTCTCGCCCCGACCCCGACTTACCCGATTCACCAGTACGCGGTGATCATCGCCAACGGCGATCTGCGGTCGGTTCCCCTCGGGCCCGGGCAAGACTTCTTCGAGAACCTCGTCGAGGCCACGCGTCAGACGTGGCCGCGCCCGAAGTTCCTCATCTTGAACTTCCCGCACAACCCGACGACCGAAGTCGTCGACCTCGATTTCTTCCAGCGAATCGTCGATTTCGCACGCGAGCACGAGATGTATGTCGTGCATGACCTCGCGTACGCCGACATCGTCTTCGACGGATACGAGCCGCCGAGCATTCTGCAGGTGCCCGGGGCCAAAGAGATCGCCGTCGAGTTCTTCTCTCTGTCCAAGAGCTACAGCATGCCCGGTTGGCGCGTAGGTTTCGCAGTCGGGAACCCGGAACTCATTGCCGCGCTTGCTCGGATGAAGAGCTATCTCGATTACGGTATCTTCCAGCCGGTGCAGATCGCGGCGATCGCGGCCCTGAACGGGCCGCAGGAGTGTCTCGATGAAATTCGAGGCGTGTATCGTTCCCGTCGCGACGTGCTGTGCGACGGGCTCACCCGTTCCGGATGGAACGTGCCGCGGCCGCCGGCCACGATGTTCGTCTGGGCGGAGATCCCGGACGAGTGGAAGGAACGTGGTTCCCTGGAGTTTTCGAAGTTCCTCCTGAGCGAGGCGAAGGTGGCCGTGTCACCGGGGATTGGCTTCGGTGAATACGGAGATCATTACGTGCGTATGGCGCTCATTGAGAACGAACACCGGACCCGTCAGGCGGTCCGAGGCATGAGGCGGGCACTGGGGCTCGGTGGCGCGCCGCAGGCGAACTCGATTGCGGACGAGGCGGAAGACCATGGCAAGAGCTGA